The genomic DNA TCTGCCATGTGGTCAGCGGCGCCGACTTCGGCTGGCGAAGCGGAACGGGCAAATGGCCAACGTATTATGAAGACAGCTTGCCACCGACGCTGGAGATCGGCCCCGGTTCGCCGACCGGAGTCGCGTCGGGCGTGGGAGCAAAATTCCCCGCGAAATATCAAGACGCGATCTTTGCATTGGATTGGACCTTTGGAACGATCTACGCGATCCATCCGACTCCCGAAGGGGCCAGCTACACCGCGACAAGCGAAGCCTTTGTCACCGGCGTCCCGTTGCCAGTGACCGATGCGACCGTCGGCGTCGACGGAAACTTGTACTTCACCGTCGGCGGACGCGGCACGCAATCGGGGCTGTATCGCGTGCGATACGTTGGCAGCGAAAGCACCGCTGCGAACCAGACCGAAGCGTTGCCAAGCGACGTCGCTGAGGCTCGGGCTATCCGCAAGCAGTTGGAAGAATTTCATGGGCGTCACGATGCGACAGCTGTCGACACGGCGTGGCCTCATTTGAGCAGCACCGACCGTTTCATCCGCAACGCCGCCCGCGTTGCGATCGAATCGCAGCCGACCGACCAATGGGCTGAACGGGCGATGAACGAATCCGATCCGCAAGCTCGGATCACCGCCGCCGTAGCGTTGGCTCGCATGGGCGACGCCAAATTGCAGCAGCCATTGATCGAAAGCTTGTTGGAATTGAATCCCGTCAAGCTTTCCGTATCGCAAACGCTCGGATTGTTGCGCGCCTACGCGTTGACTTTCATTCGCATGGGCCGCCCGTCTTCGGAGCTCGCCGATAGCGTGATCGATCGTTTGAACCCGCACCTGCCGAATGAAAATGCTGATGTCAACACGGAACTGGTCCGCGTGTTGACCTATCTCGAAACGCCGCAGATCGTTGCCAAGACGCTTCAGTTGATCGAGGATCGCTCGGCGCCAGAGGTTCCCGATTGGTCGGAATTGGCCGACCGCAACGCTGGCTACGGCGGGACGGTTCGCGCGGTCTTGGAGAATCATCCGCCATCGCGTGAGATCGGGTATGCCTTGATGCTGCGGAACCTTCGCAACGGCTGGACCGTCGATCAACGCCGCAGCTACTTTGAGTTCTTGAACGCGGCGGCGAAGGGATCGGGCGGCGCGAGCTTCCCCGGATTCATGACGAACATCCGGGAGGAGGCGTTGGAGAATTCGACGAACGAGCAACGGGCAGCGGTCGCCGATATCACGGGCGAAGATTTTAATCCCGTTCCCGATTTTGAAATCAAGCCGATCGAAGGGCCGGGGAGAAAGTGGACGACCGAAACCGCGATCCAACAATCGGCGAACAAGTTCAATCAAGCCGATTTCGAGCGCGGCCGCAGCCTCTATTTCGCAACCAGCTGTGGCAAGTGCCATCGCGTCGGTGGCTTGGGCGGCAGCATCGGGCCCGATCTGACGAGCATCCGAAATAAGTTCGATGTCCGCTACTTGGTCGAACACATAATCGAACCGAGCAAGGTGATCTCGGATCAATACCAATCGTCGGTCGTGCTGACTCTCGATGGGCGTTCGATAACCGGCTTGGTCTCCGAGGAGGATGGGAAGCTGGTGATCTTCCCCGCCGACGCCAATGCCGACCCGGTGGTTGTCGATGCGGACGATGTCGATGAAGTCCGGTCTTCACCTGTGTCGCAAATGCCGGTAGGCTTAATCGACGGCTTAAACCCCGATGAGCTTCGCGATCTGCTTGCTTATCTAATGAGCGGCGGCGATCCGAAGGAGACCAAAGTCTACGGAAAACGCTAACGATTGGATTGACGGGCATGACCACGATCGACCTGAAGGAACTTGGGATCACGGTTCAAGACATCAAGCGCAACACAGCGCCGTCGGAACTGTACGAAGAAGCGATTCGACGCGAACCGGGGACGACGATCTCCGATCTGGGAGCGTTGATCGCCTACTCGGGGACGAAAACAGGTCGATCCCCATCGGACAAGCGGATCACCCGATCGCCGGAGGCGGAGGATGAAGTCTGGTGGGGCAGCGTCAATATTTCGCTGGAGAAGCACAGCTTTGAAGTCAATCGCGAGCGTGCCAGCGATTACTTGA from Rosistilla oblonga includes the following:
- a CDS encoding c-type cytochrome translates to MNRLSLLLSVLLSSAVFELSDASAQGSKKLAWLKTKPEAQWIWSEGEITAQQPIYVRKSFEIAGPVKSAKVFTTCDNRMTLWINGKEVGKSPDWPNPIRKDVAKLLQSGRNTIAIAGQNNGGTAALVFKLAINAEAKGSSQTIVSDGSWKLSKSAPADGWTDTAFNDSGWADKVKVIRPLGGAPWGIPGANGSPSAGEVTAPEDLNVADGFAVELIYTVPKDDQGSWVVLDKGPDGSLIACDQGGKGLYSIQIKESADGPQADVQPMNIANPDGNGTLSGAQGLLWAFDALWFHKNGGHLYRITDSDGDGKLDKSEQLPSKTGGGEHGNHALILSEDGKSIYMDGGNHAPLHDVTRRRVQSWQEDHLLTRMWDARGHARGVMAPGGWVTQLDPVSLQQELVCIGFRNQYDIAMNGFGDIFTFDADMEWDLGMPWYRPTRICHVVSGADFGWRSGTGKWPTYYEDSLPPTLEIGPGSPTGVASGVGAKFPAKYQDAIFALDWTFGTIYAIHPTPEGASYTATSEAFVTGVPLPVTDATVGVDGNLYFTVGGRGTQSGLYRVRYVGSESTAANQTEALPSDVAEARAIRKQLEEFHGRHDATAVDTAWPHLSSTDRFIRNAARVAIESQPTDQWAERAMNESDPQARITAAVALARMGDAKLQQPLIESLLELNPVKLSVSQTLGLLRAYALTFIRMGRPSSELADSVIDRLNPHLPNENADVNTELVRVLTYLETPQIVAKTLQLIEDRSAPEVPDWSELADRNAGYGGTVRAVLENHPPSREIGYALMLRNLRNGWTVDQRRSYFEFLNAAAKGSGGASFPGFMTNIREEALENSTNEQRAAVADITGEDFNPVPDFEIKPIEGPGRKWTTETAIQQSANKFNQADFERGRSLYFATSCGKCHRVGGLGGSIGPDLTSIRNKFDVRYLVEHIIEPSKVISDQYQSSVVLTLDGRSITGLVSEEDGKLVIFPADANADPVVVDADDVDEVRSSPVSQMPVGLIDGLNPDELRDLLAYLMSGGDPKETKVYGKR